One segment of Drosophila mauritiana strain mau12 chromosome 3R, ASM438214v1, whole genome shotgun sequence DNA contains the following:
- the LOC117145838 gene encoding alpha-1,6-mannosyl-glycoprotein 2-beta-N-acetylglucosaminyltransferase isoform X1 gives MSKMRGRILIPLPNTGAMGRKRNNFYMRSLFLLALGIFGLLQYNNFNYLDSRDNVLGDAVTNDSDDAILAMVPATLHKYLTPHSRNHSASGAGALNGAALLLNASSPGAATASTISFDVYHPPNITEIKRQIVRYNDMQMVLNEDVFGPLQNDSVIIVVQVHTRITYLRHLIVSLAQARDISKVLLVFSHDYYDDDINDLVQQIDFCKVMQIFYPYSIQTHPNEYPGVDPNDCPRNIKKEQALITNCNNAMYPDLYGHYREAKFTQTKHHWIWKANRVFNELEVTRYHTGLVLFLEEDHYVAEDFLYLLAMMQQRTKDLCPQCNVLSLGTYLKTFNYYTYHSKTNKKSYASSLISTNSLLGYNRNNNRNSVQLAVSSSYSSSSSAQSPPPSKVYVGDTSDNQRASDSSSRRGNLINTVTATATATAATSDTSNNEQSSHSSSKNGAQTWNYHVLPSLYSVYQKVEVMPWVSSKHNMGFAFNRTTWSNIRKCARHFCTYDDYNWDWSLQHVSQQCLRRKLHAMIVKGPRVFHIGECGVHHKNKNCESNQVISKVQHVLRIARNSHQLFPRSLTLTVPSLMKKSKLRKGNGGWGDMRDHELCLNMTLATR, from the exons ATGTCGAAAATGAGGG GTCGCATTCTGATCCCACTGCCCAATACCGGAGCGATGGGTCGCAAGCGCAACAACTTCTACATGCGGAGTCTGTTCCTGCTGGCCCTGGGCATCTTTGGCCTGCTCCAGTACAACAACTTCAACTATC TGGACTCGCGGGACAATGTGCTGGGCGACGCGGTGACCAACGACTCGGACGACGCCATCCTGGCCATGGTGCCCGCCACCCTGCACAAGTATCTGACGCCCCACTCGCGCAATCACAGCGCCTCGGGAGCAGGAGCTCTCAACGGAGCGG CCCTGCTCCTGAACGCCAGTAGTCCGGGAGCAGCTACTGCCAGCACCATCAGCTTCGACGTGTACCATCCTCCGAATATCACCGAGATCAAGCGCCAGATTGTGAGGTACAACGACATGCAGATGGTGCTCAACGAGGACGTCTTTGGACCGCTGCAGAACGACTCTGTGATAATCGTGGTGCAGGTGCACACGAGGATCACCTACCTGCGCCACCTGATCGTCAGCCTGGCGCAGGCCCGGGACATCTCGAAGGTGCTGCTGGTGTTTTCGCACGACTACTACGACGACGACATCAACGACCTGGTGCAACAGATCGACTTCTGCAAGGTGATGCAGATCTTCTATCCGTACTCCATTCAGACGCATCCTAACGAGTATCCCGGCGTGGATCCCAACGACTGCCCGCGGAACATCAAAAAGGAGCA AGCTCTGATCACCAACTGCAACAATGCGATGTACCCCGATCTCTATGGCCACTATCGGGAGGCGAAGTTCACGCAGACGAAGCACCACTGGATCTGGAAGGCCAACCGGGTGTTCAACGAACTGGAGGTGACCCGCTATCACACAG GACTGGTGCTGTTCCTCGAAGAGGACCACTACGTGGCCGAGGACTTCCTGTACCTGCTGGCCATGATGCAGCAACGCACCAAAGACTTGTGCCCCCAGTGCAACGTGCTGTCCCTGGGCACCTATCTCAAGACCTTCAACTACTACACGTACCACAGCAAG ACTAACAAGAAATCCTATGCTTCCTCGCTGATCTCGACAAACAGTCTATTAGGATACAATAGGAATAACAATAGAAACTCTGTGCAATTAGCTGTGTCGTCCTCTTACTCCTCCTCATCATCTGCGCAATCACCACCGCCATCCAAAGTCTATGTGGGCGACACATCTGACAACCAGAGAGCCAGTGACTCCAGTAGCAGGCGGGGCAACCTCATCAACACTGTCACCGCCAcagccaccgccaccgccgccacaTCCGACACCAGCAATAACGAGCAAAGTAGCCATAGCAGCAGCAAAAATGGTGCACAAACATGGAACTATCATGTCCTGCCGTCATTGTATTCCGTCTATCAGAAG GTGGAGGTCATGCCCTGGGTCAGCAGCAAGCACAACATGGGCTTCGCCTTCAATCGCACCACCTGGTCGAACATCCGGAAGTGCGCCCGCCACTTCTGCACCTACGATGACTACAACTGGGACTGGTCCCTGCAGCACGTTTCGCAGCAGTGTCTGCGGCGAAAGCTGCACGCCATGATTGTCAAGGGGCCGCGAGTCTTTCACATTGGAGAATG CGGCGTTCACCACAAGAACAAGAACTGCGAGTCCAACCAGGTGATCTCGAAGGTGCAGCACGTGCTGCGCATAGCCCGCAACTCGCACCAGCTCTTCCCGCGCTCCCTCACCCTCACGGTGCCCAGTCTGATGAAGAAGTCCAAGCTGCGCAAGGGCAACGGCGGCTGGGGCGACATGCGGGATCACGAGCTGTGCCTCAACATGACGCTGGCCACGAGGTAA
- the LOC117145838 gene encoding alpha-1,6-mannosyl-glycoprotein 2-beta-N-acetylglucosaminyltransferase isoform X2 has product MSKMRGRILIPLPNTGAMGRKRNNFYMRSLFLLALGIFGLLQYNNFNYLDSRDNVLGDAVTNDSDDAILAMVPATLHKYLTPHSRNHSASGAGALNGAALLLNASSPGAATASTISFDVYHPPNITEIKRQIVRYNDMQMVLNEDVFGPLQNDSVIIVVQVHTRITYLRHLIVSLAQARDISKVLLVFSHDYYDDDINDLVQQIDFCKVMQIFYPYSIQTHPNEYPGVDPNDCPRNIKKEQALITNCNNAMYPDLYGHYREAKFTQTKHHWIWKANRVFNELEVTRYHTGLVLFLEEDHYVAEDFLYLLAMMQQRTKDLCPQCNVLSLGTYLKTFNYYTYHSKVEVMPWVSSKHNMGFAFNRTTWSNIRKCARHFCTYDDYNWDWSLQHVSQQCLRRKLHAMIVKGPRVFHIGECGVHHKNKNCESNQVISKVQHVLRIARNSHQLFPRSLTLTVPSLMKKSKLRKGNGGWGDMRDHELCLNMTLATR; this is encoded by the exons ATGTCGAAAATGAGGG GTCGCATTCTGATCCCACTGCCCAATACCGGAGCGATGGGTCGCAAGCGCAACAACTTCTACATGCGGAGTCTGTTCCTGCTGGCCCTGGGCATCTTTGGCCTGCTCCAGTACAACAACTTCAACTATC TGGACTCGCGGGACAATGTGCTGGGCGACGCGGTGACCAACGACTCGGACGACGCCATCCTGGCCATGGTGCCCGCCACCCTGCACAAGTATCTGACGCCCCACTCGCGCAATCACAGCGCCTCGGGAGCAGGAGCTCTCAACGGAGCGG CCCTGCTCCTGAACGCCAGTAGTCCGGGAGCAGCTACTGCCAGCACCATCAGCTTCGACGTGTACCATCCTCCGAATATCACCGAGATCAAGCGCCAGATTGTGAGGTACAACGACATGCAGATGGTGCTCAACGAGGACGTCTTTGGACCGCTGCAGAACGACTCTGTGATAATCGTGGTGCAGGTGCACACGAGGATCACCTACCTGCGCCACCTGATCGTCAGCCTGGCGCAGGCCCGGGACATCTCGAAGGTGCTGCTGGTGTTTTCGCACGACTACTACGACGACGACATCAACGACCTGGTGCAACAGATCGACTTCTGCAAGGTGATGCAGATCTTCTATCCGTACTCCATTCAGACGCATCCTAACGAGTATCCCGGCGTGGATCCCAACGACTGCCCGCGGAACATCAAAAAGGAGCA AGCTCTGATCACCAACTGCAACAATGCGATGTACCCCGATCTCTATGGCCACTATCGGGAGGCGAAGTTCACGCAGACGAAGCACCACTGGATCTGGAAGGCCAACCGGGTGTTCAACGAACTGGAGGTGACCCGCTATCACACAG GACTGGTGCTGTTCCTCGAAGAGGACCACTACGTGGCCGAGGACTTCCTGTACCTGCTGGCCATGATGCAGCAACGCACCAAAGACTTGTGCCCCCAGTGCAACGTGCTGTCCCTGGGCACCTATCTCAAGACCTTCAACTACTACACGTACCACAGCAAG GTGGAGGTCATGCCCTGGGTCAGCAGCAAGCACAACATGGGCTTCGCCTTCAATCGCACCACCTGGTCGAACATCCGGAAGTGCGCCCGCCACTTCTGCACCTACGATGACTACAACTGGGACTGGTCCCTGCAGCACGTTTCGCAGCAGTGTCTGCGGCGAAAGCTGCACGCCATGATTGTCAAGGGGCCGCGAGTCTTTCACATTGGAGAATG CGGCGTTCACCACAAGAACAAGAACTGCGAGTCCAACCAGGTGATCTCGAAGGTGCAGCACGTGCTGCGCATAGCCCGCAACTCGCACCAGCTCTTCCCGCGCTCCCTCACCCTCACGGTGCCCAGTCTGATGAAGAAGTCCAAGCTGCGCAAGGGCAACGGCGGCTGGGGCGACATGCGGGATCACGAGCTGTGCCTCAACATGACGCTGGCCACGAGGTAA